The DNA sequence GCCGCCGACACCCAGTCCTCGGTGACGACGCGTGCGAGCACCGCCACCGGGACCACCACCGCGAGCCCGAGCTGCGGCAGATAGCGCGAGAAGTAGTCGTCGAGCGCGTCCACTCCCCGGGTGGCCAGGTTGATCAGCGAGCCCGTCCGCTGACCGGTCAGCCACCCGGGCCCCAGCGCCCCCGCCCGCTCGACGAGCCGACGCCGCAGCTCCGACTTGACCGCCGCGCTGGCCCGGTGCGCGGCGAGTTCGGTCAGCCAGGCCACGATCCCCCGGCCCACGGCCACCGCGGTGAGCAGCAGGATCGGGGTGCGCAACTCGCCCACCGCAAGCCCCTGCTGGAAGGAGCCCACCACGATCTCGGCGACGAGCATCGCCTGGGCCACGACGAGCCCCGCCCCGGCGAGGCCGAGAGCCACCACCGCGGCCAGGAAGAAGCGGGTGGCACGGGCGTACCGGAGCAGGCGCGGGTCGATCGGTTTCACGTGAAACACACCCTCCCAAGGACCGGGGAAGCAGGGCCAGTTGCCGCGGCGGACGCGGTCATGGGCTAGTGGGCGCCGCCGACCGGGAGGTCGGGAGCGATGTGCTGCGTACCGATGCGCTTGCGGAACACCCAGTACGTCCACGACTGGTAGAGCAGCACGATGGGCGTCGCGATGCCCGCGCACCAGGTCATGATCTTCAGGGTGTAGGGCGTCGACGAGGCGTTGGTGACCGTGAGGCTCCAGTCCTCGTTCAGCGACGACGGCATGACGTTCGGGAAGAGCGTCAGGAAGAGCATCGCGACGGCGGCGACGATCGTGACGCCGGACAGGGCGAATGACCAGCCTTCACGGCCGAGTCGGATCGCCCCGATGGCGGCCACGAGCGCCACGACGGCGACGATCAGCGCGGCCAGGCTCTTGCCGTCGCCGTTGTCCAGCTGCGTCCAGATCAGGAAGCCGAGCGCGAGCGCCGCCGTGACGAGCCCGAGCACGACCGCGAGCTTGCGGGCCCGCATCCGGATGTCACCCACCGTCTTGAGCGCCGTGAACACCGTGCCGTGGAAGGTGAAGAGCGTCAGCGTGACCAGACCGCCGAGGATCGAGTACGGGTTG is a window from the Streptomyces spectabilis genome containing:
- the cydB gene encoding cytochrome d ubiquinol oxidase subunit II; protein product: MELHDVWFVLIAVLWIGYFFLEGFDFGVGVLTKLLARDRTEKRVLINTIGPVWDGNEVWLLSAGGATFAAFPEWYATLFSGFYLPLLLILISLIVRGVAFEYRAKRPEERWQTNWEHAIFWTSLLPAFLWGVAFGNIVRGVKIDAQKEYVGNVWDLLNPYSILGGLVTLTLFTFHGTVFTALKTVGDIRMRARKLAVVLGLVTAALALGFLIWTQLDNGDGKSLAALIVAVVALVAAIGAIRLGREGWSFALSGVTIVAAVAMLFLTLFPNVMPSSLNEDWSLTVTNASSTPYTLKIMTWCAGIATPIVLLYQSWTYWVFRKRIGTQHIAPDLPVGGAH